The Marinomonas sp. CT5 genome contains the following window.
ATTTCAGTCCCAGATTGCGGCTTCACTTTTATTAGGCCTATTTGTTCTAAGCGCAGTAAAGCTTCACGAACCGGCGTTTGACTTACCTGATATTCTTTACATAGATCACCACGAGTTAATGCCTTTCCGGGCGGTAACTCTAAATTAATAATTCTGCGTAATAAATCTTCATACACCTTTTCAACGGCGGTTCTTGGTTTGTCACCGACACTTTCTAGGTAATTCTTAATTAGAAAATTATTACTGTTCTGACTCATAGTTGAAAACTTCACATTGGATTTGTTTGTTATATCTACATTATCTCAGAGACTTGGTATAGCCGAAAGTAGAAAAAGTGTTTGACTCGATAACTCATATACTAATATATTAGTTGTTGTGACTAGTATCAATAAATAGTTACCCTGAAATAATAAAATTAAAAAATTAGGAGTACCTCAATGCCAATAGTATCTATTCGTAAGGCTGTCGCTGTATTAACCGTCTCAGCTGGAATCGCACTTACCCCCTCTGTTTATGCTGAAACACTAAAGATTCAAACCAGTTTTAATGCTTCTCATATCAGTCTTACTCGACTTAACCAAATCTGGATTCCTAAACTCAAAGAGATGACAAATGGCGCTGTAGAGCTAGAGTTATTGCCGATTGGTTCTGTGGTAGCTCATAAAGAAACGCCAGTTGCGGTTTCTATGGGGATACTAGATGGCGACCTGACGGCAACAAGTTATTTTGCCGGTAAAGATCCAGCATTCGCTTTAATGGGAGATTTGATCGCTGGGTATGATAACCCATCTCAAATTCAAGACTTCTGTATGAATGGTGGTGGTAAAGAGTTACTGCAAAAACTGTATGATAAATACGATCCGGGTGTACACGTTATTGGTTGTAGTTCAGAAAAACGTGAAGCCTTTGTCTCTAAAGTGCCACTGCGAAGTGTGGCCGATTTAAAAGGCTTGAAGGTTCGTTCACCAGAAGGTTTAGCTGCCGATGTGTTTAGACGTGCTGGAGCGGCACCCGTATCTCTTCCCGGTTCCGAAGTTTATACCGCGCTAGAAAAAAATGTGATCGATGCCGCTGACTCTTCAGCGTATGCCAATAATGATGCTAGCGGTATGCACAAAGTGGCTAAGTTTCCAATTTATCCCGGTATTCATTCAATGCCATTTATGCAATTCACAATAACGGATAGCAAGTGGGAATCTTTATCTAAAGCAAATCAGCAAGCGCTGACCACATGGTTCACCAGCGCTTATGATGATTTACGTGTGTATTTGGATGCGAAAGATAAAGAGTTAGTCGCGCGTGATAAAAAAGCGGGTGATATTACGGTTATTGATTGGTCTCAAGCAGAACGCGATAAGTTCCGTAAAATTGCGCAAACAGCATGGAGCGCGTTTGCAGCGGCTTCTCCTTTAGCTCAAGAAGTATATGACGCACACGTTGCTTATATGAAGAGTCATGGTTTGTTATAGGTCATTTTAAGTCACTACGGGTAAATAACAGAGAGACTGATTTCTCTGTTATTTATGTCTTCCTAGTTATGTGTCTTAGTGGTGGCGAGTGCTTGCTTCTAAGTAATAAGGTGAGGTTATGTCTAATTCTCAGGAACTTCCTTTTGATGATGTCATTGAAGTCGCTGGTGATAATCCGATTCAACCCGATGAGGTTGCCGAGCGTTTTTCTTATACTCCTATTGATCATATAAGCCATTTTATTGGCATTGGAGTGTCGTTACTCTATTTAGTTGCCGCAGGAGCAACGTTATGGGAAGTGGTCGCACGTTATGTCTTTAATGCCCCAACTCAGTGGGCATTTGAAGTGGTAATGGTGTTGTGCGCTGCTACTTGGATGTTATCTGCTGGTTTTATCACGTTAAAACAACGTCATATTGGTATTACCGTTATACATAATATGGTATCTGCCCGAGCTAAATGGCGTTTAGATCTTTTTGCCATGATCGTTGGCATCATGGCGCTATTTTTGTTGTTGTCCGATGCCTCTTTGCGTGCCTATTTGGCTATTGATCATATTGAAAGAGCAGGGAGTGCCTTTAACTCACCTATGCCAATGGTGTTGAAAACATTATTGCTGTTGGGCGGTTTGCTCTATCTAGCACAATTGACCGTTAATTTATGGCGGCATGTGCAAAGTTCTTGGGCCAAAACCTTGGTTAAGTTAGTTGGCCTATTTATGGCACTTTATTTCATTAATGGGGCACTGGCTTATATTTCTGGGCCTGGTTCTATCTTTGATGCTACCAGTGGTTATTTCTCATCTATTGGCGCGGCGCTCGACCCAAGTCAGACGTTAAATATGCGTTCATACAGTCTTGGCGTTATTTCTCTGATCATGGTGGCAATGCTTATTTCACTGATGATGACTGGAATGCCATTAGGTATTGTGACGCTTATTGTTTCGGTGGTGATGGCGATTGCATTTTTCGGGCCGCGTGGTTTGTATTTGGTGTCTGCTAATACGGCTTCTTTACTGGATCATTACACTCTGATTGCCATTCCATTCTTTGTTCTGATGGCCTCCATTTTGGAAAAATCTGGTATAGCCGAAGACTTGTTTGATGCCATGTCTATTTTCGCCGGTAATTTGCGTGGTGGTGTTGCCGTTCAAACTGTGGTTGTTGCTGTCATTTTGGCCGCCATGTCGGGTGTGATGGGGGGCGAAATCGTAATGTTGGGGTTAGTCGCCTTACCGCAAATGTTACGTTTGGGCTATAACCGAAAAATGGCAATAGGGCTTATTTGTGCGGCTGGCGCTTTAGCTACCTTAATTCCACCTTCCATTATCATGATTGTTTATGGTTTGTCGGCGGAAGTAGGGATTGGTGATTTGTTTATGGCGGGGGCTATTCCCGGTGTCATGTTGGCTGTCTTTTACGCACTGTATGTTCTTGTTCGTGTACATATCAATCCTTCTATGGCACCAACGGCGAAGGAAGTTGCAGAACTAACAGGCGAAGAAAATAAGTTATCTAGAGCCCGATTAAATGCGGTTATGTTAAGTATTTTGCTTATTGGTAGCGTAATGGGGTCCATTTATGCCGGTGTTGCTTCTATTACCGAAGCGGCTGCTTTAGGTGCTCTTGGTGCCATGATTGTTTCTGCGGTTCGTCATGAATTTAAGTGGTCCATGCTAAAGGCTTCTTTGGTGGGTTCAATGTCGACGGTTGGCACCATTATCTGGTTAGTGCTTGGTTCGGTCTCCTTCGTTGGGATTTTTAACTTAATCGGCGGGGCAGAATTTATGCGCTCGTTGTTTATGAATCTAGGCTTGCCTGCCATTGGGGTGATTCTGGTAATGATGCTGATTTTGGTCATCCTTGGCACCTTTATGGAATGGATTGCGATTGTCTTAATTACCGTTCCTGTCTTTGCTCCTGTGGTGATGTCTTTGGCACCAGAGCTGGGGCTTACCGCTGATCAAGCGAAAGTATGGTTTGGTATTTTGTTCGTACTGAATATTCAGATTTATTTCTTATCACCGCCATTCGGGCCTGCTTGTTTTTGGCTTAAGTCGGTTGCTCCCAAAGATGTGACATTACAAGAAATATTTATGTCTGTTTTGCCTTTCATCGCGATTCAAATAGTAGGACTTATTTTGGTGATGGCTTTCCCTCAAATAGCCCTTTGGCTGCCTGAAACACTTGGAAGTTAATTAAGGAGAATTTTATGGTCGGTAAAGATGATCAGTCTGATGTAAATCGTTATGGCTTTGCTCCTTGGATTGCTGGTGGAGTCATGGCGGCTGCGTTAATCATTTGCATGTTTGCTTTGGCCGCAGGATTTGCCTAGCCCAAGTTAAACAACACTTTTCATATATAAATTACGCTTGTCTGCTGATTAAGAAATTAATCAGTACAGACAGCTTTTGTCAGGAGATTTTGTTATGTCACGTATTCAAGCTATCGAAATTACACCTATTGCCTTTCGTGATCCGCCATTACTGAATGTGTACGGCATTCATGAAGCGTGGGCATTACGTACCATCATTGAAATCAAAACAGAGAATGGTCTGTATGGTTTGGGTGAAAGTTATGGTGATGAGCAAACCATCAGCCAATTACAACAAGTTGCGCCTTACTTGGTTGATATGGATGTTTTTCAAATGAATCTGATTCGTCAGAAAATTGAACAAGTGATTACCTTGCCAGATCCTAAATCAGGATTAGAGATAGCGCCGGGCACATTAGGCGCCACAACCGTACCACGAATTTATTCGGCTTTTGAAGTGGCCTGCTTAGACCTAGTTGGCAAAATCACAGGCCGTCCTGTGTGTGATTTGCTGGGTGGGAAAGTGCGTGATTCCGTGTCCTACAGTGCTTACTTATTTTATAAGTACGAACGTCATGGGTTTACTAATGATCCGTGGGTAGATTCTTGGGGGGAAGCATTAACGCCAGCAGGAATCGTCAAGCAAGCTAAAAAAATGATTGATCAATATGGTTTTCAATCCATCAAATTAAAAGCGGGTGTATTTGAACCAGAACAAGAAATCGAAGCGTTACGAGCATTGCGAGAGGCTTTTCCAAGTCATCCTTTACGCATTGATCCAAATGGCGGTTGGACAGTTGAAACAACCAAAACGCTGTTAAAAGAGTTTGATGATGGACTATTGCAGTACTTGGAAGATCCTGCGCCCGGTAAAGAAGCGATGGGACAAGTGAGCGCTATCACCGACATCCCTCTAGCAACCAATATGTGTGTCATTGGCTTTTTTGATTTACCTAAAGCCATTGAGTTAGACGCAGTACAGGTCATTTTATCCGATCACCATTACTGGGGTGGTCTTAAAGCAACCCACGATCTTGCGCAAATTTGTAAAACATGGGGGATCGGTCTCTCCATGCACTCAAATTCTCATTTAGGCATCAGTCTTATGGCGATGACGCACGCCGCATCGGCAATCGAAAACCTGACATACGCATGTGACACCCATTATCCGTGGCAAGAAGAAGAAGTCATAAAGGGTGGCAAAATCCAATTTGAAAACGGTGCTGTTGTGGTGCCCGACAAACCGGGTTTGGGTGTTGAGCTGGACCGCGAAGCATTGGCAATACTCGCTGAAAACTACAAAAACTGTGGTATTAGAGCCCGTGATGATGTGAGTGAAATGCGCAAATATGAACCCGACTGGAAAGGTACAGTACCGCGTTTTTAGTAATCGATTTAACTAATGAGCATGGGTGTTAACCCGTCCAAACAAAATACAGCACCCTGCAGGGTAGTCTAAATAATATATAAGAGGGAATAAAATATGGCTTTTTCGGTTGAACAAATGAGAGCAGCACTGAGTGACGGACTATTGTCCTTTCCGGTAACCGATTTTGATGCGAATGGTAAATTCAATGCAGAGACATTTCGTATACGTCTAGAGTCTTTTATCGAGCATGGCGTATCGTCTATTTTTGTTGCTGGTGGAACAGGGGAATTTTTCTCTCTAGATGAAGATGATTATCGTCAAATTGTCGAATTATCGGTTGCCACAGTAAAAGGTCGCGTGCCAGTAATTGCTTCTGCGGGTCGCAGTGTGGCAGATGCTAAAAAGTATGTGGCGATTGCTGATGCGGCGGGTTGTGATGGTATTTTATTGATGCCTCCTTTCCTGACTGAGTGTCCAGAAGATGGGATTGTGGAATACGCTAGTCAAATCATGGCATCCAGCAAAACACATTTTATTTATTACAACCGTGGTAATGGCATTTTAACGGCTGAAAACGTAAAAGCATTGGCAACGGCGAATCCAAATATGGTGGCCCTAAAAGACGGTGTCGGCAACATTGCTGCATTAAACGACACCATCAAAACCGTAGGCGATCGTTTGGTTTATATTGGTGGTGTGCCAACGGCTGAAATCTTCGCCGAAGCCTATTTGTCTATTGGCGTAAATACCTACTCTTCTGCTGTGTTTAACTTTATGCCAGAACTGGCAAACAAGTTTTATAAAGCATTGCGTGCTGGTGATCAGGCTGTGGTGACGGCAATCATTAAAGACTTTTTTATTCCATTCTGTCGTTTGCGTGATCGCAAAAAAGGCTATGCCGTTAGCCTAATTAAAGCCGGCGCTACCTTGATGGGACGTAGTGCAGGCAAGGTTCGAGCGCCACTAACTATGCCTACAGCAAGCGAAATGGCAGAGTTAGAAGCGATCATCAAGAAAAACTCATGACAATTTAGAGTAGGTTGGGTTGAATAATTCAGCCTACTCATTTTTTGATAAGGCGGAGACTCGCGCTATGTTTACAACAATAAAAAAAATGCAGGTTATACCTGTTGCAGGTCACGATAGTTTTTTATTAAACCTAAGTGGTGGCCATGCGCCTTGGTTTATTCGTACCGTTGTCGTATTAGAAGATAACGATGGCAATATTGGCCTAGGTGAAGTGCCTGCTACCGATAAAATCATTTCCACTCTTGAAGAATGTCGAATGCTGGTAGAAGGTAAAAGCGTCGGCAAATGGAAAAGTATTATCAGTGATATTCGCAGTGCCACATCCGGTAAATCGGATGATGTACGTGGCAATCAAACTTTCGATCTAAGAACCGCTGTGCATGTTATTACCGCTATTGAATCTGCATTGTTAGACTTAGCGGGTCAGAATATGGGCTTGCCGGTAGTCGATTTATTAGGTCAGTATGGTAAGCAACGTAATGAAGTAGAGGCGCTAGGCTATTTATTCTTCTTGGGTGATCATCGCAAAACGAATTTGCCTTACCTGACCTACGATAATCCAGTCGATGAGTGGGATTTAGTACGCAGCCAAGAAGCCGTAACCCCAGAATCCATTGCCACATTAGCAAAAGCGGCTTATGCCCGTTATGGCTTTAAAGATTTCAAATTAAAAGGCGGCGTGTTAGATGGTCATCAAGAAGCAGAATGCATTGCCGCTCTGTATGAAGCCTTCCCTAATGCACGATTAACGCTGGATCCTAATGGTGCTTGGACACTAGACCAAGCAGTTGAATACCTTACGCCTATCAAACATATGTTGAGTTACGCGGAAGACCCTTGTGGCCAAGAAGGTGCTTGGTCTGGTCGTGAAACCATGTCTGAATTTAAACGTAGAACAGGTTTGAAAACCGCGACGAACATGATCGCCACAGACTGGAAACAGCTGAAAAACGCCGTTCGTCTTGATTCTGTTGATATTCCTTTAGCTGATTGTCATTTCTGGACAATGCAAGGGGCGGTTGCCGTTGGCGAGTTATGTCATGAATGGGGCATGACATGGGGTTCTCACAGTAATAACCATTTTGATATCTCCTTGGCGATGATGACCCATGTTGCTGCCGCCTGTCCCGGCGAAGTCACGGCGATTGATACCCACTGGATTTGGCAAGATGGTCAACGAATCACCAAAGAACCACTAAAAATACGCAATGGCAAAATTAGTGTTCCGACCAAACCGGGTTTAGGTATTGAGCTGGATAGGGAAAAACTGATGCAAGCCCATGAGCTTTATAAAACCTTGACTCTCGGGCAACGAGACGACAGCTTGGCAATGCAATTCCTCATACCGGGTTGGACCTTTGATCCAAAGAAGTCTGCGCTTGTTAGATAGTTTAAGAGGAATACTTTGGTATATAGGTCTAAATACCGCGCTATTCAGAATAATTTGTTAAAAGTGAACCCTGTTCACTTTTGTTTTTACGGCTTGCTTTTATTTTTTATAAAACTTAGGGGAAACATGGACACGAAAGAGCTTCTTAAAGGTACTTCATTGGTGGCCGGTAACGATATTACTGGTACTCAAAAAGCCATTTATGCAATTAATCCTGCGACAAACGAAACACTTGAACCAGCTTATCTCGGCGGTACTAAAGCTGATGTTGATCAAGCAGTTAGTGCTGCAAGGCGAGCTTTTGATGCGTATCGAGCCATCAGTACAGAAAAACGTGCCGCTTTCCTTGAATGTATTGCTGATGAGATTTTAGCGCTAGGTGATGTGCTAGTAGAGCGTGCTATGGCGGAATCTGGTTTGCCAAAAGCGCGTATCGAAGGTGAGCGTGGCCGTACTATGGGCCAATTACGTTTGTTCGCTGACGTTGTTCGTTTGGGCAAAGCTACGGATGCTCGCATTGATCCTGCTATGCCAGATCGTACGCCATTGCCTCGCTCTGATTTGCGTTTCCAAAAAATTGCCTTAGGCCCAGTTGCGGTCTTTGGTGCAAGTAACTTCCCATTAGCTTTCTCTGTTGCTGG
Protein-coding sequences here:
- a CDS encoding TRAP transporter substrate-binding protein, translated to MPIVSIRKAVAVLTVSAGIALTPSVYAETLKIQTSFNASHISLTRLNQIWIPKLKEMTNGAVELELLPIGSVVAHKETPVAVSMGILDGDLTATSYFAGKDPAFALMGDLIAGYDNPSQIQDFCMNGGGKELLQKLYDKYDPGVHVIGCSSEKREAFVSKVPLRSVADLKGLKVRSPEGLAADVFRRAGAAPVSLPGSEVYTALEKNVIDAADSSAYANNDASGMHKVAKFPIYPGIHSMPFMQFTITDSKWESLSKANQQALTTWFTSAYDDLRVYLDAKDKELVARDKKAGDITVIDWSQAERDKFRKIAQTAWSAFAAASPLAQEVYDAHVAYMKSHGLL
- a CDS encoding TRAP transporter large permease subunit, whose product is MSNSQELPFDDVIEVAGDNPIQPDEVAERFSYTPIDHISHFIGIGVSLLYLVAAGATLWEVVARYVFNAPTQWAFEVVMVLCAATWMLSAGFITLKQRHIGITVIHNMVSARAKWRLDLFAMIVGIMALFLLLSDASLRAYLAIDHIERAGSAFNSPMPMVLKTLLLLGGLLYLAQLTVNLWRHVQSSWAKTLVKLVGLFMALYFINGALAYISGPGSIFDATSGYFSSIGAALDPSQTLNMRSYSLGVISLIMVAMLISLMMTGMPLGIVTLIVSVVMAIAFFGPRGLYLVSANTASLLDHYTLIAIPFFVLMASILEKSGIAEDLFDAMSIFAGNLRGGVAVQTVVVAVILAAMSGVMGGEIVMLGLVALPQMLRLGYNRKMAIGLICAAGALATLIPPSIIMIVYGLSAEVGIGDLFMAGAIPGVMLAVFYALYVLVRVHINPSMAPTAKEVAELTGEENKLSRARLNAVMLSILLIGSVMGSIYAGVASITEAAALGALGAMIVSAVRHEFKWSMLKASLVGSMSTVGTIIWLVLGSVSFVGIFNLIGGAEFMRSLFMNLGLPAIGVILVMMLILVILGTFMEWIAIVLITVPVFAPVVMSLAPELGLTADQAKVWFGILFVLNIQIYFLSPPFGPACFWLKSVAPKDVTLQEIFMSVLPFIAIQIVGLILVMAFPQIALWLPETLGS
- a CDS encoding dihydroxy-acid dehydratase, whose protein sequence is MVGKDDQSDVNRYGFAPWIAGGVMAAALIICMFALAAGFA
- a CDS encoding glucarate dehydratase family protein, translated to MSRIQAIEITPIAFRDPPLLNVYGIHEAWALRTIIEIKTENGLYGLGESYGDEQTISQLQQVAPYLVDMDVFQMNLIRQKIEQVITLPDPKSGLEIAPGTLGATTVPRIYSAFEVACLDLVGKITGRPVCDLLGGKVRDSVSYSAYLFYKYERHGFTNDPWVDSWGEALTPAGIVKQAKKMIDQYGFQSIKLKAGVFEPEQEIEALRALREAFPSHPLRIDPNGGWTVETTKTLLKEFDDGLLQYLEDPAPGKEAMGQVSAITDIPLATNMCVIGFFDLPKAIELDAVQVILSDHHYWGGLKATHDLAQICKTWGIGLSMHSNSHLGISLMAMTHAASAIENLTYACDTHYPWQEEEVIKGGKIQFENGAVVVPDKPGLGVELDREALAILAENYKNCGIRARDDVSEMRKYEPDWKGTVPRF
- a CDS encoding 5-dehydro-4-deoxyglucarate dehydratase, yielding MAFSVEQMRAALSDGLLSFPVTDFDANGKFNAETFRIRLESFIEHGVSSIFVAGGTGEFFSLDEDDYRQIVELSVATVKGRVPVIASAGRSVADAKKYVAIADAAGCDGILLMPPFLTECPEDGIVEYASQIMASSKTHFIYYNRGNGILTAENVKALATANPNMVALKDGVGNIAALNDTIKTVGDRLVYIGGVPTAEIFAEAYLSIGVNTYSSAVFNFMPELANKFYKALRAGDQAVVTAIIKDFFIPFCRLRDRKKGYAVSLIKAGATLMGRSAGKVRAPLTMPTASEMAELEAIIKKNS
- a CDS encoding enolase C-terminal domain-like protein; this translates as MFTTIKKMQVIPVAGHDSFLLNLSGGHAPWFIRTVVVLEDNDGNIGLGEVPATDKIISTLEECRMLVEGKSVGKWKSIISDIRSATSGKSDDVRGNQTFDLRTAVHVITAIESALLDLAGQNMGLPVVDLLGQYGKQRNEVEALGYLFFLGDHRKTNLPYLTYDNPVDEWDLVRSQEAVTPESIATLAKAAYARYGFKDFKLKGGVLDGHQEAECIAALYEAFPNARLTLDPNGAWTLDQAVEYLTPIKHMLSYAEDPCGQEGAWSGRETMSEFKRRTGLKTATNMIATDWKQLKNAVRLDSVDIPLADCHFWTMQGAVAVGELCHEWGMTWGSHSNNHFDISLAMMTHVAAACPGEVTAIDTHWIWQDGQRITKEPLKIRNGKISVPTKPGLGIELDREKLMQAHELYKTLTLGQRDDSLAMQFLIPGWTFDPKKSALVR